In Pseudorasbora parva isolate DD20220531a chromosome 20, ASM2467924v1, whole genome shotgun sequence, a single window of DNA contains:
- the echdc3 gene encoding enoyl-CoA hydratase domain-containing protein 3, mitochondrial, protein MNLGGFLKASDLLKSSGKFWRIWTRKTSSDSSSLTLMQQQDGIRRIILNNPRKRNALSLAMLESLRGHLTDAPDLRVIIISARGPVFSSGHDLKELTSAQGRQHHSRVFQTCSEVMTLIQDLPVPVIAMVNGVATAAGCQLVASCDVAIATEKSTFATPGVNVGLFCSTPGVAIGRALPRKVAMLMLLTGRPLSAQDALQHGLVSRVVCEERLEDETLAVARCVCESSRPVLALGKAVFQRQMAEAQDSAYTRACSAMVENLELRDGQEGIRAFLEKRKPVWSHEDAQLTHTHNQ, encoded by the exons atgaatttagGCGGATTTCTCAAAGCATCGGACCTTCTGAAGTCCAGCGGGAAGTTCTGGAGGATCTGGACGAGGAAGACGAGCTCGGACTCTTCATCTCTGACCTTAATGCAACAGCAGGACGGAATCAG gaggATCATCCTGAACAACCCCAGGAAGAGGAACGCGCTGTCTCTGGCCATGCTGGAATCGCTGAGAGGTCACCTGACCGACGCACCTGACCTGCGGGTCATCATCATATCAG CGCGGGGTCCCGTGTTCTCCTCGGGTCACGACCTTAAGGAGCTTACCTCCGCCCAGGGTCGCCAGCACCACAGCAGGGTGTTCCAGACCTGCTCTGAG GTCATGACCCTGATCCAGGATCTGCCGGTGCCGGTCATCGCGATGGTTAACGGCGTTGCCACGGCGGCCGGCTGTCAGTTAGTCGCCAGCTGTGATGTTGCCATAGCGACAGAGAAATCGACTTTCGCCACTCCTGGGGTCAACGTCGGGCTGTTCTGCTCCACACCGGGCGTAGCCATTGGCCGAGCTCTGCCCCGAAAG GTTGCAATGTTGATGCTGCTGACGGGCCGGCCACTCTCGGCTCAGGATGCGCTTCAGCATGGGCTGGTCAGTAGAGTGGTGTGTGAGGAGCGTTTGGAGGACGAGACGCTGGCTGTGgcccggtgtgtgtgtgagtccagTCGGCCTGTTCTAGCTTTAGGGAAGGCCGTGTTCCAGCGCCAGATGGCCGAGGCTCAGGATTCGGCTTACACTCGAGCCTGCTCCGCCATGGTGGAGAACCTGGAGCTCCGGGACGGGCAGGAGGGCATTCGGGCCTTTCTGGAGAAACGCAAACCGGTGTGGAGCCACGAGGACGcccagctcacacacacacacaatcagtgA